GGTGCTGGCCGACCGGGCGGACGACCTGTTCACCCCGCCCGCGGACCGGGACGACCCCGGGCACGACGACGGGCCGGAGCGCGACGTCTACGAGGAGGTGCGCGACGTGGTGGTCACCGACCTGGTCGACCTGACCACCGCGGCGCTGCGGCCGTGCTGGGCGGGCATCGAGGCCGGGCGGCCGGGCGAGCGGGCCGACTTCGCCGCGCGGGCGGGCCGCCTGGTCGACACCTACCGCGGGCACGTGGAGGACCACGGCCTGCTGGCCGCGCCGCCGTTCGCCTCGCGCCGCGACCACGCCCACCGCGACACGCTCGCGACCAGGCTGTGGGCCGGGTCCCGGGTCGAGGAGGCGCTGTCGCGCGGCGTCGAGGACGAGATGACCCAGCTCTGCCACGCCCGGCACCTCGGCGCGGTGAGCGCCCTGGCCTCGGGGGCCCGGCTGGTGCGCTTCGCCTCGACCGCGGTCCGGGGCGTGACCCCGGACGCGGGCGGCCCCGGTCCCGCGGTCACCTGGACCGGGGACACCGAGATCGCGGGCACCCTGCGCCTGGTCCCGCTGCGCCAGGGGGTGTTCGGATGACCGCGCCCACCCGCGTCCGCTGCCGGACCGTCGACGGCACCCCGCACGTGCTGCACCTGACCGTCGTCGGCGAGGCGGGGACCACCGGGGAGCTGCCGGCCCGCCTGGTGTCGGTCGACGGCGGTCCGCCGCTGCTGCAGAAGTGGGTGCCGCGCACGCCCGCGGGGCGGCCGGGCCCGCTGGGCCCGCTGGACCGCGAGATCCGGGCGGTGCACCGCTTCGCCGAGGTGTTCCCGCCCGACGCCTACCCCGTCGAGCTGCCCCGGCTGCGGTACTACGACGTGGATGGCGAGGACCCGTTCGTGCTGCTCGACCCCTACCGCGGCGTGCCGGCGACCGAGGCGCTGCCGGGGCTGACCGCCCGGGACCGCTACCGGCTCCAGGTCGGGCTGCTGCGCGCGCTGCACCTGGCGGGCGCGGCGGGCATGGCGCACGGGCGGGTGGGCCTGGACGTGCTGCGCTGGGACGCCGCCGCCGGGACCGCCCAGCTCGTCGACTTCGGCCACGCCGCGCCCGCCGCGCCGCACGCCGACGTCCGCGCCGCCGGGCTGGCCCTCTGGCGCACCGCCCACCCCGGCGACGCGGCACCGGACCCCGCCGCGGCCGACGGCGCCCTGGGCACCCTGCTCGCCGGGGTGTTCGCCGACCCGCCCGCCACCCCGCCCACGCCCGGCGAGCTGCTGGCCCGGCTGCGCGAACCGACCGGCGGCCACGCCGCCGACCCGCACGCCCGGCTGGCCGCGGACGTCTACGCGTTCGAGGCGGAGGTGCGGCGCAAGCGCGCCCGCCGGGTCCCCGAGCGGGGGCCGGGCCGGTGGGACCGGCTGCGGCGCCTGGTCGGGCCCGCACCGGTGGAGCCCCCGGCGCCGGTGCGGTGCCCGGTGTGCCTGGACTCCTACCCGCCGCCCGACGACGGCCTGTGGCGCCGCGACGACGACGGCAAGTACCACGAGCTGATCCAGGCGGGCGAGGACCCGCTGAAGCGGGGCGCGGACCTGGTCAACACCTACCGGCGGTGCCCCAACCCGTCGCAGGACACCGCCGAGCACTACCTCCCGGCCAACTACTTCGCCCACGACCCGCCGCTGGTGGTGGCCCTGGTCGGCAGGCCGGGCGCGGGCAAGACCCACCTGCTGGCCGCCATGGTCCGCGGCGTGGTCGAGCACAACGGCCTGACCCGCCACGGGCTCACCGCCGTGCCCATGGACCTGCACCGCCACGACGCCTACCGCACGTCGTTCCTGGAACCGGTCGGCCGGGGCGAGCGGCTGCCGGGCACCCCGGAGCGGCTGACCGACCCCGTCGAGATCCTGCTGCTGCGCGGCGCGCGCGGCACCCGACCCCTGGTGCTGTTCGACGTGGCGGGCGAGGACCTCCAGGCGGTCGGCGACGGCGACCTGGCCCGGTTCCTCGTCGGCACGGACGCGCTGATCTTCGTGCACGGCCTGGAGCCCGTCCCCGACGGCCGCGGCGACCAGGCGCTGGAGATGTCCCTGGCCCGGCTGCAGGCCGTGCCCGACCTGGCACGCCTGCCCGCCGCGATCGTCGCGACCAAGGCCGACCGGCTGCGCTACCACGCCCCGGTCGACGGCTGGCTGCGCTTCGAGCACAGCGGCCCGGACGCGCCGGACCCGCGGGTGGTGCACCTGGAGAGCCGCGACGTGTACGCGTTCCTGCACCACCGGGGCGAGCACGGCGCGCTGGCCCCGTTCAGCGTCTTCGACCGCTGCACCCTGCACTTCGCGTCGGCCAGCGGCGGCGAGGCGGCCCCGGACCGGCCGGTGTTCCCGCGCGGCTTCGCCCCGTCGCGCGTCCTGCAACCGCTGGTGGCCGTGCTCGCGATGACCGGGGTCCTGGACGGGCCGGGGGTGGCGGAGGTGGGGAGCTGAGCGGGGTGCCCGGAGTTCCGCCCGCGACCGGTGCGGCCCGGTGAGCGACTCCCGGTGCCCGGCGGCGGTCGGGTTGGCGTGGACGTGTGGTGGGCGCATACTGGCACCGGCCTCGTCGGGTCGGTTCGCGCGTGGCGGCCGAACCCCACCGCGACGAGGCTTTCACGTCGATCTGCACCGGGTGCGGACAGAACTCCGGGCAACCTGCTTGGCGCGCGAGCCCGACGAATCCCACCCTGTCGCAGCGAGGACCGAGAGGGAGTCCTGTGAAGTCGAGAACCCGAGTTTTCGCGCTCATCGCGTTCACCGCGTCCCTGGCCCTGGTCGGTACCGCGCCGGCGTCCGCCACCGCCGCCCGGACCGTGGAACTCGCCGCACCGGCCGGCAGCGGCCTCCCGCCCTACGTCGCCGTCATCAAGCCGGTCACCGCCAAGCGGCTCGCCTCCAGCTGGCGCGAGGGCTGCCCCGTCGGACCCGGTCAACTGCGGCTGGTCAGCCTGAACTTCGTGGGCTTCGACGGTGCGGTGCACCGCGGCGAGCTGGTGGTCAACGCCGCTCTCGCGGTCGAGGTCGCCCGCGTCTTCGCCGACCTGTACTTCGACCGGTTCCCCATCCAGCGGATGGAGACGATCGAGAAGTACGACTCCGACGACGACGCGTCGATGGCGGCCAACAACACCTCGGCGTTCAACTGCCGGCCGATCACCGGCGGCACCGCCTGGTCCAACCACTCCTACGGACGGGCCATCGACATCAACACCGTGCAGAACCCCTACATCTCCCGCAGCGGCGCGGTCTACCCGCCCAACGGCGCGCCCTACGTCGACCGCACCCAGGACCTGCCCGGCATGATCCACGCGGGCGACGCCACCGAACGGGCGTTCACCACCCGCGGCTGGACCTGGGGCGGCTCCTGGACCACGCCGATCGACTACCAGCACTTCGAAAAGCCCTGACACCGACCCGAGAAGTCCTCGACGCGCCGCACCGGGCAATACCGACAGCACCCGCGATCACCGCCGGAGCAGCGGCGCCGGTCCCGGGCGCCACGACGCCGTCCAGGACCGGCTCCCCGGGTGCGTCCGCACACCCGGGGGCTGCCCGCCGGCTCAGGTGTCGATGCCGAACACGGCCTTGCGCATGTTCGTCAGGGCGTCCTCCGCGTCGACGAGCGCGTGCAGGGTCAGCACGGTGCCCCGGTCGACGCCGAGCAGTTCCGCGGCGCGGTCGACCTTCGCGCGCTCGGCCTCCCCGTAGGCGCCGTCGGCGCGGCAGATCCGGATGGCGTGGTAGACGAGGTGCCGCTCGGCCTTCCAGGTGGGCACGTCGACGCGGATGTCGGCCAGCAGCCGGTCGATGTCGGCGGCGCGGTGGTCGAAGGAGGCGTAGTCGTCCAGGACGTGCTGGGGCGCCCCGAACTTGCGCTGGTGGTGGAGCAGCCAGTCCAGTTCGGCGTGCGACACCTCGCCGTCGGCGCCGGCGATCGCCAGCAGCACGTACCCGTAGTTGCGCATCGCCGTCTCGGTCACCGCGTTGATGCCGTAGTCGTCGCGGGCGAACTCGCTCGCCGGGACCATGGATTCGGTAGTCATGACTTCCCCTCTCGCGTCGGCGTCCAAGTTCTCACGGCCGGGGGGACCGGAGGGCGACGACGCGGCGGCCTGACACCCGTCCGGGCGACAACTTTCGGGCCGGGTCCTCCTGGTGGCGTAGGCGAGGGGTGAACACCGGGCCGGCCGTACCCGCGGGTGGGTCACCCGGCCGTCGGTGGTGAGGCCGACCTGGTGGAGGTCTCAGCCGGGCAGGTCCGCCAGCTTCCGCCGCACCCGGTCCGCCGCCTCGGCCAGGTTCTGCTCCCGGTACACCGCCAGCGCGCGGGACCAGGTGAGGTGCGCTTGCCCGTTGTCCCCCGAGGACACGTGGATACCGCCCAGGCGCTCCAGGGTGGTGGCCATCTCGAAGGCGTAGCCGTGGCGCTCGAACTCCTCGACGGCCTCCCGGTAGGCGGCCGCGGCGGCGGGGAGCTCGCCGGTCCGCTCGTGGATGTAGCCGATGCTGTCCAGGGTTTCCGCGCGGGTGGAGCTGGTGCCGTAGCCCCCGGTGTCCAGGGCGGCCCGGCAGTGGGCCAGCGCCTCGTCGTACTCGCCGCGCAGGGCGGTGATCCAGCCGAGCTGGTTGAGCGCCGACGCCTCGTACTGCGGGCACCGGGCCTCCCGGTAGTCGCGCAGGGCGGCGGCGGCTTCGCGCTGGGCCCGGCGCAGGTCGCCCTGCTGGCCGTGGGCGCGGGCCAGGCCCAGGCGGGCGTGGCCCCGGCTGGTCGGGTCGTCGTCGGTGAGCTCGACGCAGCGCCGGAAGCAGCGCACGGACTCGGCGTTCAGGCCGGCGCGGGTGCCGGCGTGGCCCAGGTTGCACAGCAGCCGCACCTGGACCGCCACCTCGCCGGCGGTCTCCGCCGAGGTCAGGCCGGCGCGTAGCACCGCGACGTGGTCGGCGCTGCGGCCCTGCTGCCAGTGGAAGGAGTCCAGCGCCAGCGCCAGCTCCCACACCTTGTCGTGCCACCCCCGGTCGGCGGCCGTCGCCTGCGCCGCCAGCAGGGCCTGGTGTTCGGCGGTCAGCCAGGCGATGGCGTGCGCGCGGTCGGCCAGGCGGGTGCGCACCACGCCCGGCGCGGGCGGGCCGGCGGTGAACGGCGGGCGCGCGGGGTCCAGCAGGCGGTCGGCCGCGAGCGCGGTGTGCAGGAAGCCGTCCACCAGCCGGCGCAGGGCGTCCTCGTCGGGCGGCGCCTGCTCGGCCGCGTAGAGCCGGACCAGGTCGTGCAGCCGGTAGCGGCCGGGGGCCGACCTGGTCACCAGGTGGGCCGCTTCGAGGACGTCCAGCAGGTCCCCGACGTCGCCGCCCGCCAGCGAGGCGATGGCCTCCGGGGCCAGGTCCAGCGCGGGCGCGTGCCCGAGCAGGGCGAACAGCCGCGCCGCCGCCGGCGGCAGCGCCTGGTGGGACCACGACAGCACGGCCCGCAGGCTCAGGTTCGCCTCGCCGGTGTCGAGGGCGTCCAGCCGCGTGGTCAGCAGCGCCAGTTCGGCGGCGATCGCGGCGAGGCCCAGGTCGGGGCGGGTGGCCGCGCGAGCCGCCACGATGCCCAGCGCCAGCGGCAGGCCCGCGCAGTGCCGGACGACCGCGTCGGCCGCGCGCCCGGTCCGCGCCGCGCCCAGCCGCCGGGTCAGCAGCGCGTGGGCCTCGTCGTCGGAGAGCACGTCCACCGGCACCGGCAGCGCCCCGTGCACGGCGACCAGCCCGGTCATCGGGTTGCGGCTGGTGATCACGGTCGTGCACGCCCGGCCGCCCGGCAGCAGCGGCTCCACCTGCGCGGTGCCCACCGCGTTGTCCAGCACCACCAGCACCCGCCGGTCCGCGATCGTGCTGCGGTACAGCGCCACCTGCTCGTCCGGGTCGTCGGGCACCGCGTCGGGCGCGACGCCCAGCGCCACCAGGAACCCGCGCAGCACGGTCGTCGGCGCCACCGGGGCGGCCGTCGGGTCGAACCCGCGCAGGTTGGCGTAGAGCTGCCCGTCCGGGTACCGGGCCGCGTGCCGGTGCGCCCAGTGCACGGCCAGCCAGGTCTTGCCGATGCCGCCCGCGCCGCGGATCGCCGAGATCACCACGGTCCGCTCACCACCCGCGAGGGCCGCGTCCAGCGCCGCCAGCTCCCGGGCGCGCCCCAGGAAGTGCCGGGGTGCGGGCGGGAGCTGGCGCGGCACCACGGGCGCGCCGCCGTCGTGGGCGGTGAGGACGCGCCGGAAGACCTCCTGCACCTCCGGCCCCGGGTCCACCCCGAGGTCGTCGGCCAGGTGGCGGCGCAGGGTGTCGTAGTGCGCGAGCGCCTCGGCCTGCCGGCCGCCGTCGGCCAGCGCGCGCAGCAGCAGGCACGCGACCCGCTCGTCCAGCGGCCGGGCCGCCGCCAGCGCCGTCAACGGCGCCACCGCCTCGGCGTGCCGGCCCAGGCGCACCCCGGCGGTGAAGCAGTCCAGGCTCGCCTCGACGTGCTCGGCCACCAGCGCCTCGCGCACCTCGGTCGCCCACGCCGAGTCCGCGCCGGTCAGCGGCTCGCCCGCCCACAGCGCGAGCGCGTCGCCCAGCAGGGCGGCCCTCCGCTCGTCGCCGGCGCCCGCGGCCGCCGCGGTCAACGCCCGGAACCGGTGCAGGTCCACGGTCACCGCGTCGGCTTCGAGGACGTAACCGCCTGCCCGCTTCACCAGGCGGGCCTCCGGCACCTCCGCCAGCGCCCCGCGCAGCCGGGACAGGTAGCTGTAGATCGCCTCGCGCGGCCGGCGCGGCAGCCGCTCACCCCACACGCGGTCGGCCAGCGCGTCCCCGGACACCACCTTGTTCACGTCCACCAGCAGCGCCGCCAACACGCACCGCACCCGCGCGTGCCTGATCACCACCGGCCGCCCGCCCACCGCGCCGACTTCGCCGAGCAGCCTGAACCTCAACTCCCCCATGCAGGCCAGTGAACACCACCACGTGCCAGGTCCGTGCAAGGTCGGGCCGGCAACCTCCCGGGAGGCAGAAGGTCGAACCTCGACAAGGGGGATCAATGAGGATCGGACGGGTCGCGGCACTGGTCGTCGCGATGGTGGCCGGGATGCTCGGTGTGGTGGCGCCGTCGGCGTCGGCGGCGACGGTCTGGACGTGGCAGAGCGGCTGGGACAGCGGCTGCCTGGACCACAACTCCACCGACGGCGTGCACACCCGCACGTGCAACGGCGGCGACTGGCAGAAGTGGGAGGTGACGTCGTACCCCGACGGCACGAAGCGGTTCATGAACGTCGCGACGAAGATGTGCCTGGACAACAGCGAGTACGGCGTGCGCGGCTGGGGCTGCAACGACGGCGCCTGGCAGCGCTGGCGCATGGGCAACTGGGGCGGCGGCAAGTACGAGCTGGTCAGCCAGTGGAACAACCTCTGCCTGGACAACAGCGTCTACGGCGTCCGGACGGTGGGCTGCAACGGGCTGAGCTACCAGATGTGGTCGTGAGGTGAGCGCGGGCACCCCCACGGGCGCAGGGGGTGCCCGCGCTGCCCGGCCGGGCCGTCACGAACGGGACCGGCACCGGGACCGTCCCGGTGGCCCGATGCGTTGGCGGGGCCGGGCCTGTACCGGGTGCGGGTGTGCGCGGGCTGCGCGGCGGTCGAGGCGGTGTGGCGGCTGTGCTTCCGGCCGGTGGCCGGGGTCGAGCGGTTCGGCGACGGCACGGGGCTGTGCCACCGGTAGGCTCTGCGACCCGACCCAGCAGGAGTTCAAGGAGCCTTGATGACGGACCTCGCGGCCTCGGTCGAATCGGTGGAGCAGCTCGCCCTGGTCTGGCGCGGCGCGGTCCTCGACCGGGACCCGGGTGCCGACGTGCGGGACCTGCCGGGCATCGCCGTCCGCTGGGCCGACTGCCGGTTCGCGTTCTGGAACTGCGTCACGCTGACCGAGGTCGGCATCGACGCGGACGTCCTCGACCAGCGCCTGGCCGAGGCGGCGGACGTGATGCGCTCGAAGCGGCACCCCGGTTTCCTGTGGCTGTTCGAAGACCTCCTGACCGACGGCGCCCGCACCGCCCTCGACGCGGCCGCCGACCGCGCGGGTCTCCGGCACGCCTTCCCCGGCACCGGCATGGCCGCCGAACCGCTGCCCGCCGCCGAACCGGCCCACCCCGACCTGACCTTCGAGCGCGTCACCACCGACGAGCAGTTGCGGGCCTACGCCGACCTCAACTCGCGCGCCTACGGCTTCCCCCTCGAAGACGGCCGCGACGGCCTCGTCCCCGGCTCCGCCCTGTGGAAGACCAGGGCGCACGCCTACCTCGGCCTGCGCGACGGCGTCCCCGTCACGTGCGCCGCGGCCGTCGAGGCGGACGGCCGCCTGTTCGTCGCCCTGGTCGCCACCGACCCGGACCACCAGCACCGCGGCTACGGCGAAGCGGTCACCCGCAAGGTGATCCACGAGGGTGCCCGGGCCACCGGGCTGGACCGCGCCACCCTGCACGCCACCCCGGCCGGGGCGCCGGTGTACGCGCGGATCGGCTTCGAGCCGAACTCGACGGTGCACTTCTACGGCCTCAAGGGCTGACCCCGTCCGGTCCGCCGACCGCGGCGGGACCGGGCGGGGTCGATCCCCGTCAGGAACAGCGGTACTGCACGGGACGGCCCCCGTCGCTCCCGACGAGCGTGCCCTCGTCGTCGCTGATCCACCGCAGCGTGAAGGTCCACGGCACCGCGGAGAGCTGGTCGACCACCACCCCGTCGCGCCACAGCACCGTCCGCTGCCCCGAGCTCACGGACGTCCGGCCGCCCACGGTGCCGTTGCCGCCGATCGCCGACGCCGAGGTGGCACCCGGGAAGACGCGCACCAGCCCGCCCCGCGCGTTCCACTCGGTGGCGACGTGGCCGCTGTCCGTGCCCTGCGACCCCACCACACGACCGCCGCGGATGGCACTGGGGTTGGCGTACCCGCCGGTGCCCTGCGCGACCGGCACGCGCCACTGCCCGTCGGTGTCCCGCACCAGGGCACCGCCCGACGCCGAGCCGGTCAGGGCGAGGATCCGGCCCTGCTCGTCGACGTCGATGGGCTGGATGAAGGACACGTCCGGCGAGGGCAGCTCGCGGTACGTGCCGGGCGCCGAGGCCGGCCACACCACCACGACGTCCCGGGAACCGGCGTCCGCGTACCCGATGACGTCGCCACCAGCGGTGATCAGCTCGGCCGAGTACGCCTCCCACGCGGAGTTGCCCGGCAGCACGGTGGTCCGGCCGTCACGGGCCACGGTGACGGCGACGCGCCTGCCGTTGACCACGTCGTAACCGACGATCAGCCCGGCGGCGCTGACGTCGAGGTAACGCGTCGTCGTGCCGGTGGCCCGCAGCGCCACCTTCCCGTTGTCCCACAGCGTTCCGCGCGGGTCGGTCATGCCGGTGAACGGCACGTACCTGCCGGTCGTGCCCACCGCGTACCGGCTGCCGCTGTAGCCCTCCAGGATGCCGCCGTTGGCCTCGGCCGGCAGGTCCCACGTGGTGCCCTGCCACGTGCAGGCCGCCGCCTGGGCGGTCGGCGACACCAGGCCCAGGCCCAGCGCCACCGCCGCGGCGAGCACGTGTTTGTTCCGTCGAATCGACATGCGAGGTCGTCCTTCCCCCAGGAATTCGGCAGCCGGATCCTGACAACCACCGGGGGACGGGGACAAGGAGCCGGGGCCGGCGACCGCGCGACGGGTGCGTGAACCCGTACCCGCGCCGTCAGGGCACCAGGCCGCGCCGCAGGCACACCAGGTCGGGGCGCTCGTCCCAGGACTCGGTGACGGTGAAACCGAGCCGCTCGTACAGGGCGATGGCCCCGGTGCGCCACTTCCACACCGACAGCCGCGCCTCGCGCACACCGGCACGGGCCAGGTGATCCAGCGCGGCGGTGACCAAAGCGGACGCCACACCGCGCCCCCGGTGCCCGGGGTCGGTCCACAACCGCTTCACCTCGGAGGCGCCGTCGACCGGGGCGGTGACGACCAGGCAGCCGATCGCGGTGCCGCCGTCGCGGGCCAGGAGCACGACGTCGTCGTCGAACGCGGCGGCCGGGTCCGCGATCTCGGCGCGGTAGCGCTCGGGCAGGGCGTGCGCACCGTCCACCGGCACGCCCTTCTCCGCCTCGGTCCGCAGGTGGTAGGCGGTCAGCAGCGCGGTCAGCCCGGGGTCCGGCCCACCCCGCCAGCGCACGACGTCGGTCACCGGCCCATGATCACACGACGGGCGCCGAACGCGGACGTGGTGCCCGCCACGGACCTCCGCGACGGGCACCGCGGTGCAGCCGGTCGAGGCCGCGCAGGGTGGCCGGGGGTGGCGGGCCGGCGCGCCGAGGACGGTGCGGGTGACCAGCAGGGCGAGGGGCGGGCCCGGGCATGCGTGGGGCCCGCGACCGAACCGGGGGTGCGGGTTGGGCCGGCGGTCGAGCCGCAGCGAGTCCGGCTCCTCGAAGACGCGCGTCCCGGTTGGTCGCCGCGATCAGGACGGTCACGACCTCACCGCGGCGGACCGGGTGCCCGTTGACCTCGGTGTCCTCGACGCACCCGCGTGCCTCGGCCCCGCGCACCGCACCAGCTCGGCCAGGGCGGCACGTCCCGGTTCGACGGTCTCCGGGCGCAGCGCGTAGTCCGTGGAGTCGACGATGTCCGCCGAGATCGCGGGGAACCGGTGGTCGTCGGGGGGAACCACGCCGAGGAAGTCGGTGGTGGTGTGCAGGGACCAGCAGCGCTCGGTAGCGCGAAGCCCTTGGTGGGAGCAGGTTTTCGACCGGGTCGCGCACCGGTGAGCCGATCACGGGAACCTCCGGCTCCCGATCGGGAACACCGGTCAACACCGCACGACCCGGACAACCCCGAGCGCACCGCTTTCACCCGTCTGCGACCTCGACCGCCCACCTGCGGGTGTCCCGCACCACCGAATCCGCCACGGTCCGCGTCGCCGCGTCCCCCGACCTTCGCAAGACCGAAGTCGGGGGCGGTGACGGCGGGCCGGGCGCCGCGGCGGTGGGACCCACCGCGGCCCGCGGCCCGACCCCGACCCGCGGGCGACCTACAGCGGCCCGTAGAGCCAGTTGCCGTCGGCGTCGGGGTCCTCGCTGGTGAAGTACTCGACGGCGGCCGCGCGGATCTCCTCGACCCGCAGCCGGCCGTCCTGGTCGTGGTCGAGGCGCTGGAACGCCATCGCCATCTCTTGCGGGGGGATGCCGCCGATGGCCTGCCCCACCTGGATGTACTCGTCCACGCCGAGCAGGCCGTCCCCGTCGGTGTCGAACAGGGCGAACCAGGCGACGACGGTGTCGTTCAGCGCGTCGACGAGGCCGGCGGAGTCCTCGGCGATCGCCGTCCGGACGCCGCGCTCGTACTCGGCGGGCTCCAGGCGACCGTCGCCGTC
This portion of the Saccharothrix syringae genome encodes:
- a CDS encoding M15 family metallopeptidase, translating into MKSRTRVFALIAFTASLALVGTAPASATAARTVELAAPAGSGLPPYVAVIKPVTAKRLASSWREGCPVGPGQLRLVSLNFVGFDGAVHRGELVVNAALAVEVARVFADLYFDRFPIQRMETIEKYDSDDDASMAANNTSAFNCRPITGGTAWSNHSYGRAIDINTVQNPYISRSGAVYPPNGAPYVDRTQDLPGMIHAGDATERAFTTRGWTWGGSWTTPIDYQHFEKP
- a CDS encoding TerB family tellurite resistance protein, which gives rise to MTTESMVPASEFARDDYGINAVTETAMRNYGYVLLAIAGADGEVSHAELDWLLHHQRKFGAPQHVLDDYASFDHRAADIDRLLADIRVDVPTWKAERHLVYHAIRICRADGAYGEAERAKVDRAAELLGVDRGTVLTLHALVDAEDALTNMRKAVFGIDT
- a CDS encoding AfsR/SARP family transcriptional regulator produces the protein MGELRFRLLGEVGAVGGRPVVIRHARVRCVLAALLVDVNKVVSGDALADRVWGERLPRRPREAIYSYLSRLRGALAEVPEARLVKRAGGYVLEADAVTVDLHRFRALTAAAAGAGDERRAALLGDALALWAGEPLTGADSAWATEVREALVAEHVEASLDCFTAGVRLGRHAEAVAPLTALAAARPLDERVACLLLRALADGGRQAEALAHYDTLRRHLADDLGVDPGPEVQEVFRRVLTAHDGGAPVVPRQLPPAPRHFLGRARELAALDAALAGGERTVVISAIRGAGGIGKTWLAVHWAHRHAARYPDGQLYANLRGFDPTAAPVAPTTVLRGFLVALGVAPDAVPDDPDEQVALYRSTIADRRVLVVLDNAVGTAQVEPLLPGGRACTTVITSRNPMTGLVAVHGALPVPVDVLSDDEAHALLTRRLGAARTGRAADAVVRHCAGLPLALGIVAARAATRPDLGLAAIAAELALLTTRLDALDTGEANLSLRAVLSWSHQALPPAAARLFALLGHAPALDLAPEAIASLAGGDVGDLLDVLEAAHLVTRSAPGRYRLHDLVRLYAAEQAPPDEDALRRLVDGFLHTALAADRLLDPARPPFTAGPPAPGVVRTRLADRAHAIAWLTAEHQALLAAQATAADRGWHDKVWELALALDSFHWQQGRSADHVAVLRAGLTSAETAGEVAVQVRLLCNLGHAGTRAGLNAESVRCFRRCVELTDDDPTSRGHARLGLARAHGQQGDLRRAQREAAAALRDYREARCPQYEASALNQLGWITALRGEYDEALAHCRAALDTGGYGTSSTRAETLDSIGYIHERTGELPAAAAAYREAVEEFERHGYAFEMATTLERLGGIHVSSGDNGQAHLTWSRALAVYREQNLAEAADRVRRKLADLPG
- a CDS encoding RICIN domain-containing protein, with translation MRIGRVAALVVAMVAGMLGVVAPSASAATVWTWQSGWDSGCLDHNSTDGVHTRTCNGGDWQKWEVTSYPDGTKRFMNVATKMCLDNSEYGVRGWGCNDGAWQRWRMGNWGGGKYELVSQWNNLCLDNSVYGVRTVGCNGLSYQMWS
- a CDS encoding GNAT family N-acetyltransferase: MTDLAASVESVEQLALVWRGAVLDRDPGADVRDLPGIAVRWADCRFAFWNCVTLTEVGIDADVLDQRLAEAADVMRSKRHPGFLWLFEDLLTDGARTALDAAADRAGLRHAFPGTGMAAEPLPAAEPAHPDLTFERVTTDEQLRAYADLNSRAYGFPLEDGRDGLVPGSALWKTRAHAYLGLRDGVPVTCAAAVEADGRLFVALVATDPDHQHRGYGEAVTRKVIHEGARATGLDRATLHATPAGAPVYARIGFEPNSTVHFYGLKG
- a CDS encoding GNAT family N-acetyltransferase; the protein is MTDVVRWRGGPDPGLTALLTAYHLRTEAEKGVPVDGAHALPERYRAEIADPAAAFDDDVVLLARDGGTAIGCLVVTAPVDGASEVKRLWTDPGHRGRGVASALVTAALDHLARAGVREARLSVWKWRTGAIALYERLGFTVTESWDERPDLVCLRRGLVP
- a CDS encoding EF-hand domain-containing protein, which codes for MTTDIATILTRKLRHMFDMLDADHDGHLTAEDMTALADALAVPFSAQPAKVEVLRGALRHIWDAHLCRMDADGDGRLEPAEYERGVRTAIAEDSAGLVDALNDTVVAWFALFDTDGDGLLGVDEYIQVGQAIGGIPPQEMAMAFQRLDHDQDGRLRVEEIRAAAVEYFTSEDPDADGNWLYGPL